CAAAGCGTGTTCGAAATTCCACAGCGTTGACTGGCGATTGAAGTCCGGCCCGGAATGGTTCATCGCGTCCTCGATCAGGATCGGCCAGAATTCCCGCGAGTAAGCATCGCGCGCGGTCGCGTCGACGCAGATGTTCGTCGCGACCCCTGTGAAGAGCAGGTGACTGATGTCGCGAGCCCGCAGGGACGCTTCGAGATCGGTGTTGCAAAATCCGCTGTAGCGGGATTTTCGAATGACCAGGTCGTCCGGTTCAGGCTTCAACTCATCGACGATCTGCCAGTCCCAGCTGTTGTCTATCAGAAGCCGGCCGTGAAGCTCCGGCCGCTCGCGCATCATGACCCTCCCCAGTTCCTTGTGATAGTTCGGAGATGAAGGGTCTCCGCCGTCGCTGAGGTCGGGCTTGTAGGACATTTGCAGGTAGACCACGGCGACGCCGGCGCGACGGGCCGCCGTGAGGAGGCGCTTGTTGGCGTCGATAGCGGTAGCCGCTCCGGATATGTCTATTCCGGCCAGATCGAACATGCCGCCCTTCGAGGCAAAGGCATTTTGCATATCCACAACCACGATGGCTGTCCGGGCGGGCGTGAGACTGAGCGATTCCGGCCTGGCAGTTATCGTCAGCATGGCTTCCTCCTCCGCGACATCGGCAATACGCGCCAATGGGTAATACCTGTTCTCTCACGGCTTTTGTGAAGCGGCGTGTCGGCATCGTCAATGGCCGCTTGTGGTCCTGCGAACAATGTCGCTGCAGGACCAAACAAGGTCGGCGGGCGCTGCGCCGCGATTTTCAAAACAGCGGAAACATTGCGGGAATTCCTATATGTAGTCCTTGATATGACTCCCGGAGACAGCCGCGCGTGTTCCTTTCGGTTTTCGACCTGTTCAAGATCGGCATCGGCCCGTCGAGTTCCCACACTATGGGGCCGATGACGGCTGCCGCCCGTTTCCTGGACGAAATCCTCAATGGTGACTGGCCGCGCCCCGCTGGCGTCAAGGTGGATCGCGTCGGCGCCAGCCTGCATGGCTCGCTCGCCTATACAGGCATTGGCCACGGTAGCGACCGCGCCGTTGCGCTTGGCCTCGCCGGCCTAACACCGCAGACGGTCGATCCCGACCAGGCCGACGGCATTGCGGCACGCATTGCCGCCGACAAGCGGATTTCGCCGCCCGGCCATCCGTCCTATCGCTTTGATCCGGCCACGGATCTTGTCCTTGACCGCAAGACGCCGCTCACCGGCCACGCCAATGGCATGGCGTTTTATGCCTATGATGCTGGCGACCGGTTGCTGCTCAAGCGCATCTATTATTCGATCGGCGGCGGCTTCGTGGTTTCCGAGGAAGAATTGCAGCGGATGAAGGCCAAGGGGTCGGTGACGACCGAAGGCAAGAAGGTTCCGTACCCGTTCAAGAACGCGGTCGAGATGCTGGCGATGGCGGGCAAGAGCGGGCTTTCCATCGCCGACATGAAGCGCGTCAACGAGGAAACGCAGATGTCGCGCGAGGAACTCGACGCCGGCCTCGACGGAATCTGGAGCGCCATGAAGGGCTGCATTGACCGCGGCCTGTCGCAGGACGGTATCATGCCGGGTGGCCTGAAGGTGCGCCGCCGGGCGCGCATGCTGCATGACAAGCTGCAGGAGCAGTGGCAGCAGAACAAACCCAACCCGTTGCTCGCCAATGACTGGCTGTCGATCTACGCTATGGCGGTCAATGAGGAGAACGCCGCCGGAGGACGTGTCGTCACCGCGCCGACGAATGGTGCAGCAGGTACGCTGCCGTCTGTGCTGCGCTACTGGCTGCATTTCCATCCCGAGGCCGACCAGCCCAGCATCCGCGATTTCCTGCTGACAGCTGCCGCCGTTGGCGGCATCATCAAGACCAATGCCTCGATCTCCGGTGCCGAAGTCGGCTGCCAGGGCGAGGTGGGTTCCGCATCGGCGATGGCGGCGGCCGGTTTGTGTGCCGTCATGGGCGGCACGCCGGAGCAGGTCGAGAATGCCGCCGAGATCGCCTTGGAACATCATCTCGGCATGACCTGCGATCCGGTCGGCGGGCTGGTGCAGGTGCCCTGCATCGAGCGCAATGCGCTCGGCGCGGTCAAGGCGGTGACCGCCGCTTCGCTCGCCATCAAGGGCGACGGCATTCATTTCGTGCCGCTCGACGCGGCGATCGAGACGATGCGCCAGACCGGCCTCGACATGAACGAGAAATACAAGGAAACCAGCCTTGGCGGGCTCGCCGTCAACGTCGTGGAGTGCTGAGCGCCAATGCAAGTCCTGTGACTGGCACTGTGGAGAACCCCGTCAGGCCGTTGACGGCTTCGCTCGCGAGACTAAAGCTTGGGCGATGTCTCTCAACCTCATAAAACTCTGCGTCGGTTGCGACAGTGTCGAGGATCTTGAGGAGTGGATCGCCTTCCGCCTCGATGAACGGCGGCGTGCCGGCGAGCCGGTGGAGCAGTACCACACCACGCGCATGGTGCCGACGCGCGCTGCGGAAATCATCGATGGCGGATCGCTCTACTGGGTGATCAAGGGCAACGTCCAGTGCCGCCAGCTGATCACCGATATCCGCCCCTTTACCGATGACGAGGGCATAGGCCGCTGCCACCTCATTTTCGATCCGCAGGTTGTGCGCACTGACTGGCAGCCGCGCCGCGCTTTCCAGGGATGGCGCTACCTGAAGCCGTCCGATGCGCCGCTCGATCTCGGCCAGGGCAACGCCGGGCTGGCCGAGATGCCGCCGAAACTGCGCCGCGAGCTTGCCGATCTCGGCCTGCTCTAGCTCGCAATGCGGCCAGCAGGAGTTTGCCCGCAACCGGTCTGGCCCTCATGTTGCGTCATGCTGGACTTGCAAGCGACGCGACAACGCCACATCTTGAATTTCATGAGTGACAAGAGCCAGCCGATATCCAAGAGGGTTAACGCCGCGCCGACCAAACCGCGTTCCGACGCGGGCGAGATCGAAGCGTTCGTGCGTCAGGCGAGAGCCTTGGCCACGGCCGGCAATGGTACCGGCAGGCTGATTCTCTCACTCGACGCGACGATGAGCCGGCAGCCAACATGGGATCTCGCCTGCGCATTGCAGGGCGAGATGTTCGATGCCGCCGGCAAGGCTGGAGCGCTCAGCGTCCAGCTGGTCTATTTCCGTGGCCTTGGCGAATGCCGCTCGTCCGCCTTCGTCTCCAACACGGATACGCTCAAGCAGTTGATGACGCGGATCGATTGCCGCAGCGGCCACACCCAGATCGGCAAGATTCTCACCCATACGCTGAAACAGGCGGCATCGGCCAAGGTCAATGCGCTGGTTTATATCGGCGATGCAATGGAGGAGGATGCCGGCGACATTGCCGAGAAGGCTGGCAAGCTCGGTCTGCTCGGCGTTCCTGTGTTCGTCTTTCAGGAAGGCCATGATTCTGGCGCAGAGAAGGTATTCAAGGACATTGCGCGGTTGTCCAAAGGGGCATGGTTTCGATTCGATCGACGGTCCGCCGCGACCCTGGCCGGGCTGCTTTCAGCGGTTGCCGTGTTTGCGACTGGCGGATTGGAGGCGCTGGAGGCCAGGGACAGGCCGGAAGACCGGCTGATGATCGAGCATCTGCGGGGCGGCGGGACATAATGGGCGCAATCATTGCAATCGTTGCATTGCTGCTGGTGCTTTTCGGCTTCGCCACAGTTTTCCTGCGCGCTGACCCGGCCGCACTCGCGGGTGGGTTGAAAACGCTAGGGCCGGCACTGCTGGCTGTCTTCGGCGGCGCGGTGCTTCTGGTGGGGCGCGAAGGCATTGGCGGCGCGATGCTGCTGGCGGCAGCCGCTTGGTACGGCTCCATGCGCATGGGCAGGCCCGCGGCGAGATTGGCGCCGGGCAAGCGTTCGACGGTGCGTACCGCCGCGCTTGAAATGGAACTCGATCACGACACTGGCGGCCTGGAGGGCCTCGTGCTGGCCGGCCACCATGAAGGCAAGATGCTTGGCGCGATGGCCCTTGCGGAATTGCAGCAGCTCTATCTTGAACTCTCCGGCGATCCGGAGAGCCGGCAATTGCTAGAGACGTATCTTGA
The nucleotide sequence above comes from Mesorhizobium shangrilense. Encoded proteins:
- a CDS encoding DUF1489 family protein; this translates as MSLNLIKLCVGCDSVEDLEEWIAFRLDERRRAGEPVEQYHTTRMVPTRAAEIIDGGSLYWVIKGNVQCRQLITDIRPFTDDEGIGRCHLIFDPQVVRTDWQPRRAFQGWRYLKPSDAPLDLGQGNAGLAEMPPKLRRELADLGLL
- a CDS encoding cysteine hydrolase family protein produces the protein MLTITARPESLSLTPARTAIVVVDMQNAFASKGGMFDLAGIDISGAATAIDANKRLLTAARRAGVAVVYLQMSYKPDLSDGGDPSSPNYHKELGRVMMRERPELHGRLLIDNSWDWQIVDELKPEPDDLVIRKSRYSGFCNTDLEASLRARDISHLLFTGVATNICVDATARDAYSREFWPILIEDAMNHSGPDFNRQSTLWNFEHALGWVTKTEFVLDALRAEAVVPLPT
- a CDS encoding VWA domain-containing protein, with the protein product MSDKSQPISKRVNAAPTKPRSDAGEIEAFVRQARALATAGNGTGRLILSLDATMSRQPTWDLACALQGEMFDAAGKAGALSVQLVYFRGLGECRSSAFVSNTDTLKQLMTRIDCRSGHTQIGKILTHTLKQAASAKVNALVYIGDAMEEDAGDIAEKAGKLGLLGVPVFVFQEGHDSGAEKVFKDIARLSKGAWFRFDRRSAATLAGLLSAVAVFATGGLEALEARDRPEDRLMIEHLRGGGT
- a CDS encoding L-serine ammonia-lyase — its product is MFLSVFDLFKIGIGPSSSHTMGPMTAAARFLDEILNGDWPRPAGVKVDRVGASLHGSLAYTGIGHGSDRAVALGLAGLTPQTVDPDQADGIAARIAADKRISPPGHPSYRFDPATDLVLDRKTPLTGHANGMAFYAYDAGDRLLLKRIYYSIGGGFVVSEEELQRMKAKGSVTTEGKKVPYPFKNAVEMLAMAGKSGLSIADMKRVNEETQMSREELDAGLDGIWSAMKGCIDRGLSQDGIMPGGLKVRRRARMLHDKLQEQWQQNKPNPLLANDWLSIYAMAVNEENAAGGRVVTAPTNGAAGTLPSVLRYWLHFHPEADQPSIRDFLLTAAAVGGIIKTNASISGAEVGCQGEVGSASAMAAAGLCAVMGGTPEQVENAAEIALEHHLGMTCDPVGGLVQVPCIERNALGAVKAVTAASLAIKGDGIHFVPLDAAIETMRQTGLDMNEKYKETSLGGLAVNVVEC
- a CDS encoding DnaJ domain-containing protein, whose translation is MGAIIAIVALLLVLFGFATVFLRADPAALAGGLKTLGPALLAVFGGAVLLVGREGIGGAMLLAAAAWYGSMRMGRPAARLAPGKRSTVRTAALEMELDHDTGGLEGLVLAGHHEGKMLGAMALAELQQLYLELSGDPESRQLLETYLDGRFPVWRKNADTNGREGLGVAPSSGAMTKEEAYKVLGLEAGAAAADVRKAHRRLMQRLHPDIGGTSFLAARINEAKDVLLSNHN